One genomic window of Gossypium hirsutum isolate 1008001.06 chromosome D11, Gossypium_hirsutum_v2.1, whole genome shotgun sequence includes the following:
- the LOC107951717 gene encoding cell division protein FtsZ homolog 2-2, chloroplastic, whose translation MANAISISPYFRPSDTRSMGVLNVLGGRVLMENSLGKLRCGSSSPSQRSNMPHFRCSTNSHSVSPYQNKDPFLNMHPEVSMLRGEGNPIVTNPRKDSSSPKSLGGMTGSSNYSEAKIKVIGVGGGGSNAVNRMIESALKGVEFWIVNTDIQAMKLSPVFPEHRLQIGQELTRGLGAGGNPEIGMNAAKESKESIEAALYGADMVFVTAGMGGGTGTGGAPIIAGVAKSMGILTIGIVTTPFSFEGRRRAVQAQEGIAALRENVDTLIVIPNDKLLTAVSPSTPVTEAFNLADDILRQGVRGISDIITIPGLVNVDFADVRTIMANAGSSLMGIGTATGKTRARDAALNAIQSPLLDLGIERATGIVWNITGGSDLTLFEVNTAAEVIYDLVDPTANLIFGAVIDPSISGQVSITLIATGFKRQEETEGRHLQAGQLAQGDTGLGINRRPSFNEGSSFNIPEFLKKKGRSRYPRA comes from the exons ATGGCGAATGCTATATCGATATCGCCATATTTTAGACCTTCAGATACTAGATCAATGGGGGTACTTAATGTTCTTGGTGGGAGAGTATTAATGGAGAACTCTTTAGGGAAACTTAGGTGCGGGTCTTCGAGTCCGAGCCAAAGGTCTAATATGCCTCATTTTAGATGTTCCACCAACTCCCATAGCGTTAGTCCGTATCAAAATAAGGACCCTTTTCTGAATATGCACCCAGAAGTTTCGATGCTTAGAGGTGAAGGGAATCCTATAGTAACAAACCCGAGAAAGGATAGCTCCAGTCCCAAGAGCTTAGGGGGCATGACAGGTTCAAGTAATTATAGTGAAGCTAAGATCAAAGTCATTGGTGTCGGAGGTGGTGGGTCAAATGCTGTTAACCGTATGATAGAGAGTGCGTTGAAGGGTGTAGAGTTCTGGATTGTTAACACTGATATTCAAGCCATGAAATTGTCACCTGTCTTTCCTGAGCACCGTTTGCAAATTGGTCAGGAGCTAACTCGGGGTCTTGGTGCCGGTGGAAACCCAGAGATTGGTATGAATGCTGCCAAAGAAAGCAAGGAGTCAATAGAAGCGGCTCTTTATGGTGCTGATATGGTTTTTGTTACT GCCGGAATGGGCGGAGGGACTGGAACTGGTGGAGCTCCCATAATTGCAGGGGTGGCAAAGTCCATGGGTATATTAACTATTGGTATTGTCACTACCCCTTTTTCTTTCGAGGGAAGAAGGAGGGCCGTTCAAGCACAGGAAGGCATTGCAGCTCTGAGAGAAAACGTTGACACACTAATTGTTATCCCGAACGACAAGTTGTTGACTGCAGTTTCACCGTCTACTCCAGTAACAGAAGCATTTAATCTGGCTGATGATATTCTTCGTCAAGGTGTTCGTGGAATTTCCGATATAATTACG ATTCCAGGGCTAGTCAATGTGGATTTTGCAGACGTGCGAACTATAATGGCAAACGCTGGTTCTTCATTAATGGGGATCGGAACTGCAACTG GGAAAACACGGGCAAGAGATGCTGCGCTAAATGCTATCCAGTCGCCTTTGTTAGATCTTGGTATAGAAAGGGCTACTGGAATTGTTTGGAACATAACTGGTGGAAGTGATTTAACCTTGTTTGAG GTTAATACTGCAGCTGAGGTTATATATGATCTCGTGGATCCAACTGCCAATTTAATATTTGGAGCTGTGATCGATCCGTCAATTAGTGGCCAA GTAAGTATAACCCTAATTGCGACAGGATTTAAACGTCAAGAAGAAACTGAAGGAAGGCACCTTCAG GCAGGTCAGCTAGCACAGGGAGATACCGGTCTTGGAATCAATCGGCGACCTTCATTCAACGAAGGCAGTTCATTCAACATCCCGGAGTTCTTGAAGAAGAAAGGACGTTCACGCTACCCGAGAGCTTAA
- the LOC107951718 gene encoding uncharacterized protein isoform X2 — MESTGDPQRTSEAQYGANQPPFQAEVNQVNLSSSTFITDQKGRVHMSAVKDVKRGASLLRNRAHRQFKAVRNLIIDLQEANGLPQQLIHLKSWEPKFKRIKQVIANIPSLPQSQARLKLLEVEWSLEQCLKLRSEVRRELAKARRVQSQVHKLGEVLLNNGELSTEALENQLLSVMPTMEEIAASLPSLEALPPPSSDCDNDKGLHGMPLGNTINNGMLQEGGSEVFGAQNILNAPPLSQSDNWMNLVRSASNKRDGELVFRNLSEAEGKDTEINDVVIPIDQHRESLLTWEKLQYPFKMVELHNNCDFTMIPTPKAPNGANGQPSPDDNLVNSSSLMLTGPKKRNLEAEGEGIKKQSRPRLTVESSNLVEENTEERIQRYNEGTPKNKDKTALSEARVQGIAINDVIPIDQDNGSLLARKMMRREYSSWNFQHFNEDNDSFPALEQAPQVTEFLRQNIEVLVSGTIKEMQEWRTPKDSGWDQLKKWKAALNLGKTIGVEVKAAADKLENISLACFAYSMIFGEG, encoded by the exons ATGGAATCTACAGGAGACCCTCAACGGACATCTGAAGCACAATATGGTGCAAACCAACCGCCGTTTCAGGCTGAGGTTAACCAGGTGAATTTGTCGAGCTCGACATTTATCACAGACCAGAAAGGAAGGGTTCATATGTCGGCGGTGAAAGATGTGAAGCGTGGTGCGAGTCTTTTAAGGAATCGAGCCCACAGACAATTTAAAGCCGTAAGGAATCTTATAATTGACCTTCAAGAAGCTAATGGCTTGCCCCAGCAACTCATACATCTAAAGTCATGGGAACCTAAATTCAAAAGAATAAAGCAAGTCATCGCAAATATCCCGTCTTTACCACAATCACAGGCGAGGCTGAAACTGCTCGAAGTAGAATGGTCCTTGGAGCAATGCCTAAAACTAAGATCAGAGGTACGCAGAGAACTAGCAAAAGCACGCCGAGTACAATCACAG GTCCATAAACTTGGTGAAGTCCTCCTTAATAATGGG GAATTGAGCACGGAGGCTCTAGAAAACCAG CTTCTTTCTGTGATGCCAACTATGGAAGAAATTGCTGCAAGTTTGCCATCTCTTGAAGCATTACCACCTCCTTCTAGTGATTGTGACAACGACAAAGGTCTCCATGGCATGCCATTGGGGAACACTATTAACAATGGAATGCTTCAAGAGGGTGGAAGTGAGGTGTTTGGAGCACAAAACATCTTGAACGCACCACCATTGTCGCAGAGTGATAATTGGATGAACTTAGTGCGCAGTGCAAGCAACAAAAGAGATGGGGAATTGGTTTTCCGTAACTTGTCAGAAGCTGAAGGGAAAGATACTGAAATTAATGATGTTGTTATTCCTATTGATCAACACCGCGAAAGTTTGCTGACTTGGGAGAAGTTACAGT ATCCTTTCAAGATGGTGGAACTGCACAACAATTGCGATTTCACGATGATACCTACACCTAAAGCCCCAAATGGTGCTAATGGACAACCATCGCCTGATGATAATCTGGTCAATTCCTCAAGCTTGATGTTGACTGGACCAAAGAAAAGAAATCTGGAAGCTGAAGGAGAAGGCATCAAGAAACAGAGCCGGCCCCGGCTAACGGTTGAATCATCAAATTTGGTAGAAGAGAATACGGAAGAGCGTATTCAG agATACAATGAGGGGACTCCAAAAAACAAG gACAAAACTGCACTTTCGGAAGCTAGAGTACAAGGTATTGCCATTAATGATGTTATTCCTATTGATCAAGACAATGGAAGTTTGCTGGCTCGAAAGATGATGCGGCGTGAATATAGTTCCTGGAATTTCCAACATTTTAATGAAGACAATGACAGCTTTCCTGCCTTAGAACAAGCACCGCAAGTTACTGAGTTTCTCCGTCAAAATATTGAAGTTTTGGTTTCCGGTACAATCAAAGAGATGCAAGAGTGGCGTACACCTAAGGATTCCGGCTGGGATCAATTGAAAAAGTGGAAGGCCGCGCTCAACTTGGGTAAGACAATTGGTGTTGAAGTGAAAGCTGCTGCTGATAAGTTGGAGAATATTTCTCTTGCCTGTTTTGCTTACTCGATGATTTTTGGAGAGGGCTGA
- the LOC107951718 gene encoding uncharacterized protein isoform X1, producing MESTGDPQRTSEAQYGANQPPFQAEVNQVNLSSSTFITDQKGRVHMSAVKDVKRGASLLRNRAHRQFKAVRNLIIDLQEANGLPQQLIHLKSWEPKFKRIKQVIANIPSLPQSQARLKLLEVEWSLEQCLKLRSEVRRELAKARRVQSQVHKLGEVLLNNGELSTEALENQLLSVMPTMEEIAASLPSLEALPPPSSDCDNDKGLHGMPLGNTINNGMLQEGGSEVFGAQNILNAPPLSQSDNWMNLVRSASNKRDGELVFRNLSEAEGKDTEINDVVIPIDQHRESLLTWEKLQYPFKMVELHNNCDFTMIPTPKAPNGANGQPSPDDNLVNSSSLMLTGPKKRNLEAEGEGIKKQSRPRLTVESSNLVEENTEERIQVKPQTLRYNEGTPKNKDKTALSEARVQGIAINDVIPIDQDNGSLLARKMMRREYSSWNFQHFNEDNDSFPALEQAPQVTEFLRQNIEVLVSGTIKEMQEWRTPKDSGWDQLKKWKAALNLGKTIGVEVKAAADKLENISLACFAYSMIFGEG from the exons ATGGAATCTACAGGAGACCCTCAACGGACATCTGAAGCACAATATGGTGCAAACCAACCGCCGTTTCAGGCTGAGGTTAACCAGGTGAATTTGTCGAGCTCGACATTTATCACAGACCAGAAAGGAAGGGTTCATATGTCGGCGGTGAAAGATGTGAAGCGTGGTGCGAGTCTTTTAAGGAATCGAGCCCACAGACAATTTAAAGCCGTAAGGAATCTTATAATTGACCTTCAAGAAGCTAATGGCTTGCCCCAGCAACTCATACATCTAAAGTCATGGGAACCTAAATTCAAAAGAATAAAGCAAGTCATCGCAAATATCCCGTCTTTACCACAATCACAGGCGAGGCTGAAACTGCTCGAAGTAGAATGGTCCTTGGAGCAATGCCTAAAACTAAGATCAGAGGTACGCAGAGAACTAGCAAAAGCACGCCGAGTACAATCACAG GTCCATAAACTTGGTGAAGTCCTCCTTAATAATGGG GAATTGAGCACGGAGGCTCTAGAAAACCAG CTTCTTTCTGTGATGCCAACTATGGAAGAAATTGCTGCAAGTTTGCCATCTCTTGAAGCATTACCACCTCCTTCTAGTGATTGTGACAACGACAAAGGTCTCCATGGCATGCCATTGGGGAACACTATTAACAATGGAATGCTTCAAGAGGGTGGAAGTGAGGTGTTTGGAGCACAAAACATCTTGAACGCACCACCATTGTCGCAGAGTGATAATTGGATGAACTTAGTGCGCAGTGCAAGCAACAAAAGAGATGGGGAATTGGTTTTCCGTAACTTGTCAGAAGCTGAAGGGAAAGATACTGAAATTAATGATGTTGTTATTCCTATTGATCAACACCGCGAAAGTTTGCTGACTTGGGAGAAGTTACAGT ATCCTTTCAAGATGGTGGAACTGCACAACAATTGCGATTTCACGATGATACCTACACCTAAAGCCCCAAATGGTGCTAATGGACAACCATCGCCTGATGATAATCTGGTCAATTCCTCAAGCTTGATGTTGACTGGACCAAAGAAAAGAAATCTGGAAGCTGAAGGAGAAGGCATCAAGAAACAGAGCCGGCCCCGGCTAACGGTTGAATCATCAAATTTGGTAGAAGAGAATACGGAAGAGCGTATTCAGGTGAAACCTCAAACCTTG agATACAATGAGGGGACTCCAAAAAACAAG gACAAAACTGCACTTTCGGAAGCTAGAGTACAAGGTATTGCCATTAATGATGTTATTCCTATTGATCAAGACAATGGAAGTTTGCTGGCTCGAAAGATGATGCGGCGTGAATATAGTTCCTGGAATTTCCAACATTTTAATGAAGACAATGACAGCTTTCCTGCCTTAGAACAAGCACCGCAAGTTACTGAGTTTCTCCGTCAAAATATTGAAGTTTTGGTTTCCGGTACAATCAAAGAGATGCAAGAGTGGCGTACACCTAAGGATTCCGGCTGGGATCAATTGAAAAAGTGGAAGGCCGCGCTCAACTTGGGTAAGACAATTGGTGTTGAAGTGAAAGCTGCTGCTGATAAGTTGGAGAATATTTCTCTTGCCTGTTTTGCTTACTCGATGATTTTTGGAGAGGGCTGA